CTGTAGTTTTCTTCCTGACTTCTCTTATAAGAGGTGGCGACATGGCTTCGCCAATTCTGAGCTTCCCATGCACAAATTTGATTCCGCTCGCTATTCCTTCTTCAATAACTCCCACTTCGCGGCCGGCCTCGGTTATCGCACCGGTTGGACAGACCAGCACACACCCGCCACATCCATGGCATAGATTTGGAAATGTGAGGACAGTTTTGCCAAGTAGCGCTATTGCACTGTACTGGCATATCTCCTTGCACTTTCCACAAGTTATACATTTGTCCTCATCTACGACGGGCACGGGAACAAAAACAGAAGTCGTTTTCTCAAGCTCAGGCTTCAGGAATATGTGGCCGTTCGGTTCCTCAACGTCGCAGTCAAGGTAGCTGACGTCAAATCCCTGCATTTCTGCAACGCGCGCCAAATTAGTCGCTATGGTTGTCTTGCCGGTGCCGCCTTTCCCGCTGGCTACCGCGATGGTAGTTGTATTTATCACTTTTACCAGTGCTTCTCCACATCGGCGGAGTCTATTGGGCTTAGCTTTCCAGA
This sequence is a window from Armatimonadota bacterium. Protein-coding genes within it:
- a CDS encoding ATP-binding protein; this encodes MNTTTIAVASGKGGTGKTTIATNLARVAEMQGFDVSYLDCDVEEPNGHIFLKPELEKTTSVFVPVPVVDEDKCITCGKCKEICQYSAIALLGKTVLTFPNLCHGCGGCVLVCPTGAITEAGREVGVIEEGIASGIKFVHGKLRIGEAMSPPLIREVRKKTTDGGLNIIDAPPGTSCPVIQSVRGADYVLLVTEPTPFGLNDLKLAVEMLRVLKLPFGVVVNRADVGNKAVFDYCDSESIEMLLQIPDDRRIAEAYSRGKLIIEALPEYTAAFELLLKGVTFAQPQS